A genomic region of Acidobacteriota bacterium contains the following coding sequences:
- a CDS encoding FAD:protein FMN transferase → MVGLTRGIIAQAAVSRKMDKQIQAPTERDTKARGNALGGVIKIEKALKGRNNHALLRPFGAWLNSTTYQGRRFACPWLSYCAPLGLVSLVCLAIFASLPITNARELIRYEDSRVSMASTYTIVVYGRDTQTSRLAVNAAFDEVDRLDRLMSHYKPASPLSRLNREAAQQSVKTEAELFDFLTECLRYSRASDGAFDITVGALMKAWGFFRGEGRMPSDAELAIARARTGYQHLRLNPTDRTVSFATSGLELDLGGIAKGYAADRAVAVLKQHGIRSALVSAGGSTIYGLGTPPDQVAGWEVQLRDPLDARKTALTVRLKDRALSVSGNYEKFFELGGVRYSHIMDPRTGRPVPDMLSVAVLTADGTAGDALDNVFYVQGVAWSRAHLADWPGTEVYFFLPQAGGKWTLTHLPD, encoded by the coding sequence ATGGTTGGTTTAACGCGCGGCATCATCGCCCAAGCCGCCGTGAGTCGCAAGATGGACAAGCAAATACAAGCTCCAACGGAGCGCGATACGAAAGCCCGGGGCAACGCCCTGGGTGGGGTGATCAAAATTGAGAAAGCCCTGAAGGGACGCAATAATCACGCGCTATTGCGCCCTTTCGGGGCTTGGTTAAACAGCACGACTTACCAGGGGCGCCGCTTCGCCTGCCCCTGGCTTTCGTATTGCGCCCCGTTGGGGCTTGTCTCGCTCGTTTGTTTAGCCATCTTCGCTTCCCTTCCAATAACCAACGCTCGTGAACTAATCCGTTACGAAGACAGCCGCGTCTCGATGGCTTCCACCTACACCATCGTTGTGTATGGCCGCGACACCCAAACGTCGCGCCTCGCCGTCAATGCCGCCTTTGACGAAGTTGACCGCCTTGACCGGCTGATGAGCCATTACAAACCCGCCAGCCCACTCTCACGCCTGAACCGCGAGGCCGCTCAACAGTCGGTCAAAACCGAAGCCGAACTCTTTGACTTCCTGACCGAATGTTTACGCTACAGCCGCGCGTCTGACGGCGCGTTCGACATCACGGTCGGCGCGCTGATGAAAGCCTGGGGCTTCTTTCGCGGCGAAGGGCGGATGCCCAGTGACGCTGAACTTGCCATCGCCCGCGCGCGCACTGGCTATCAGCACCTGCGCTTGAATCCGACCGACCGCACCGTCAGCTTTGCCACATCCGGTCTCGAACTCGATCTGGGTGGCATCGCCAAAGGCTACGCCGCAGATCGTGCCGTCGCCGTGCTCAAACAACACGGCATCCGCAGCGCGCTGGTCAGCGCCGGGGGCAGCACGATATACGGGTTGGGCACGCCGCCCGACCAAGTCGCTGGCTGGGAGGTTCAACTCCGAGACCCGCTCGATGCGCGCAAGACGGCGCTGACCGTGCGGCTGAAAGACCGCGCGTTGTCGGTGTCGGGCAATTACGAAAAGTTTTTTGAACTGGGCGGTGTGCGCTACTCGCACATTATGGATCCGCGCACCGGGCGGCCTGTGCCGGACATGCTTTCTGTCGCGGTGTTGACGGCTGACGGCACGGCGGGCGATGCGCTCGACAATGTGTTTTACGTGCAAGGCGTCGCGTGGAGCCGCGCGCATCTGGCGGACTGGCCGGGCACTGAGGTTTACTTTTTCCTGCCGCAAGCGGGCGGCAAATGGACACTCACGCACTTACCGGATTGA
- a CDS encoding adenine phosphoribosyltransferase — protein MSAVDPAIEKELKALIREVPDFPKPGILFYDITTLLKHPAGLKTALDQLTAKYQGHAIDTVIGIESRGFIFAPYIAAQLGAGFVPVRKPKKLPAECESVSYDLEYGSDTLQIHKDAIGTGHNVIIVDDLLATGGTAKAVTQLVEKLGGNVVGLSFMVELEFLPGRAKLAGYDVFSLLKYAA, from the coding sequence ATGTCCGCTGTTGATCCCGCCATCGAAAAAGAACTGAAAGCCCTGATCCGCGAAGTCCCCGACTTCCCCAAACCCGGCATTCTGTTTTACGACATCACGACGCTGCTCAAACATCCGGCGGGCCTGAAAACCGCGCTCGATCAATTGACGGCCAAATACCAGGGCCACGCCATTGACACCGTCATCGGCATCGAATCGCGCGGCTTCATCTTTGCGCCTTACATCGCCGCGCAACTCGGCGCTGGCTTCGTGCCCGTGCGCAAACCCAAGAAGCTGCCCGCCGAATGCGAGAGCGTTAGTTACGATCTCGAATACGGCAGCGACACATTGCAAATCCACAAAGACGCCATCGGCACGGGCCACAACGTCATTATCGTAGACGACCTGCTCGCCACCGGCGGCACTGCCAAAGCCGTCACCCAACTGGTCGAAAAACTTGGCGGCAACGTCGTCGGCCTGTCGTTCATGGTCGAACTCGAATTTCTGCCCGGTCGCGCCAAGCTCGCTGGTTATGATGTCTTCTCGCTGCTAAAATACGCCGCGTAA
- a CDS encoding carbohydrate-binding family 9-like protein: MNSYHAKADFALKADPNDPNWKSVKGVFSERGPRGELTPGHRTEIRARWTDKNLYLLFICPYEELFLKANPSTTTETNKLWEWDVAEAFIGSDFANIKRYTEFQVSPQGEWVDLDIDRGSTPVNHDVGWNSGYEVKAQIVKEKKVWYGAMRIPYDKLDKRAPKAGNELRVNFYRFQGPPPNRKRIAWQPTNSDNYHTPEAFGTLRLR; this comes from the coding sequence ATCAACAGCTATCATGCCAAAGCCGATTTCGCGCTCAAGGCCGACCCGAATGATCCAAACTGGAAGTCGGTCAAGGGCGTTTTTTCGGAACGCGGCCCGCGCGGCGAACTGACGCCGGGGCATCGCACCGAGATTCGCGCGCGCTGGACGGACAAAAATCTGTACTTGCTGTTTATCTGTCCTTATGAAGAACTGTTCTTGAAAGCCAACCCTTCGACGACAACCGAAACCAACAAGCTGTGGGAATGGGACGTGGCCGAAGCTTTCATCGGCAGCGATTTCGCCAACATCAAGCGCTACACCGAATTTCAAGTCTCGCCGCAGGGCGAATGGGTTGACCTCGACATTGATCGTGGCTCAACGCCCGTGAATCACGACGTTGGCTGGAACTCCGGCTACGAAGTCAAAGCGCAAATCGTCAAAGAGAAAAAGGTTTGGTACGGTGCGATGCGCATCCCCTATGACAAACTGGACAAGCGCGCGCCGAAAGCCGGCAACGAACTGCGCGTCAATTTTTACCGCTTCCAGGGGCCGCCGCCCAACCGCAAACGCATCGCGTGGCAACCGACCAACAGCGACAATTACCACACGCCGGAAGCGTTTGGCACGTTACGCTTGAGATGA
- a CDS encoding helix-turn-helix domain-containing protein has translation MNLLGTQQAADKLGVSVRRILALIYEGKLAAQQIGREYVIQESALANVTIYGKPGRPKKTDEAEAIEVTRESAPVNAKTKKAKTGAAETKPTAKKRDSKAKGK, from the coding sequence ATGAACCTACTCGGAACACAACAGGCAGCAGATAAGTTGGGTGTGAGCGTTCGGCGCATCCTTGCACTGATTTACGAGGGCAAGCTTGCTGCGCAACAGATAGGGCGAGAGTACGTTATTCAAGAATCGGCACTGGCCAACGTCACCATTTATGGTAAGCCAGGCCGTCCCAAAAAAACTGATGAAGCCGAGGCTATAGAAGTAACACGCGAATCTGCGCCGGTGAACGCCAAGACGAAGAAGGCCAAAACCGGCGCAGCCGAGACGAAGCCAACGGCAAAGAAGCGAGATAGTAAGGCGAAAGGGAAGTAA
- a CDS encoding zinc ribbon domain-containing protein, producing the protein MICTHCQFENSKQAKFCSNCGQPLSFILEAAPSKPKFSSAKVIVAFLLLFLGLRIIVFISNWPLNHSIQSNSYPATDTAFTPTTATTPPPSPSPMPELSSNDHLAEAKTLIGRSYDKENYELAMKHLSVIPEKAREYREAGRLLKQAGQTFLYEEAAGPIPARRNYDGKVYCVDYYLKRVLNDYDSAEYLEWRGPAKIKKKGITYWTVQLTLRAKNGFGAKVIKAYTFLIQNNQVVKASS; encoded by the coding sequence GTGATTTGTACTCATTGCCAGTTTGAAAATAGCAAACAAGCAAAGTTCTGTAGTAACTGCGGCCAGCCACTCTCGTTCATCTTGGAGGCGGCCCCAAGCAAACCGAAATTCAGTTCTGCGAAAGTTATTGTTGCCTTCTTACTGTTATTTCTAGGACTCCGGATTATCGTCTTCATTTCTAACTGGCCGCTAAACCATTCCATTCAGAGTAATTCCTATCCAGCAACTGATACTGCTTTCACCCCTACCACAGCAACCACGCCTCCCCCCTCACCAAGTCCAATGCCGGAACTTTCTTCAAATGACCATCTCGCAGAAGCCAAGACTTTAATTGGCCGCTCTTATGACAAAGAGAATTACGAATTGGCTATGAAGCATTTGTCTGTTATCCCCGAAAAGGCCCGTGAATACAGAGAAGCCGGGCGGCTTTTGAAACAAGCAGGACAGACCTTTTTATACGAAGAAGCTGCCGGACCAATCCCTGCCCGGAGGAACTATGATGGCAAAGTTTATTGCGTGGATTATTATCTGAAACGAGTTCTCAACGACTACGACAGCGCCGAATATCTTGAGTGGCGTGGTCCTGCCAAGATAAAGAAAAAAGGAATCACCTATTGGACAGTCCAGTTGACTCTGCGAGCAAAGAATGGTTTTGGCGCTAAGGTCATTAAAGCCTACACTTTTCTGATTCAGAACAATCAAGTCGTGAAAGCCTCTTCTTGA
- a CDS encoding acylphosphatase gives MVARRFIISGSVQGVGYRFFAMRAAARYQVHGTVRNLPDGRVEVVAEGDRDEMDEFKTDLTAGPTFAVVSDIEETDLPVTGRYREFRIDH, from the coding sequence ATGGTCGCACGTCGTTTCATCATCTCCGGCTCTGTACAAGGCGTAGGCTATCGCTTCTTTGCGATGCGTGCCGCTGCGCGCTATCAGGTGCACGGCACGGTGCGCAACCTGCCCGATGGCCGCGTCGAAGTCGTGGCCGAAGGCGACCGCGACGAGATGGATGAATTCAAAACCGATCTGACGGCAGGCCCGACGTTCGCCGTCGTCTCTGACATCGAAGAGACCGACCTGCCCGTCACGGGCCGCTACCGCGAATTCCGCATTGATCACTGA